Part of the Triticum aestivum cultivar Chinese Spring chromosome 4D, IWGSC CS RefSeq v2.1, whole genome shotgun sequence genome is shown below.
GGCAAGGCCCGCGTGCCGGCACTGCATGGAccatttttttcttctgattttcaCGTTGAAgcaagtttttcaaagaaaatacTCATGTGATCCCGAGCTCCAGTGATCCTGGATGAACAGTACAATCTGAAAAAtattaaaaagttcaaaaaaatctgatttttttggcAAGAAACATTGATGTTTTGTCTACATGCATGCAAATCTTCAGGATGAAATTACATTGTGGAAgtgtgaaaaaaaaaacaaaattggtGTTCCGAAAATACATTTTGAAACATTATTTTGTTTGCCCATTGTAGACATCATTTTATTGTCATTTttaattacatgcaagacttaagataacaCTGTCTTATCAACCACTATAGATGTCCTTACAAACTAGGCTTGTCTTTTATATATTTTAAATACACTCCTCGGCGACATCACAATATCTTTGTATTGCACTCTCTCTCAGCTATAATTGACACCTTGTAACTGCGCACATACAACAAATATTAGAAAACAACTCATACTAGAAATGTGACTTGCTCAAAGATCTGACCACAGTTCACTCTTGGAAATGCAACTATGAAAGCAGCTGCGGATATAGGTGAGAAAGACACAGTTAGTTACTTATCTATGAGAGAGGCGTTTTGGAGACCGAactccatggaggcctttatttttgaaaatttcaaattcaaatttttatggttcaaaaaattctgaaaaaatatgcatgtatgtaaGGATGTAACCCATATGTGTGTAAAAATTCATAATGAAATACCTTGAGTTGCGACTTGTACAAAAAAAATAAATTCATGGCCTGcaaggatgaatagtatcatgtgttaaatagccccagatttgtcttttttgcacaaccctcatttcaatgtattttgaactGAACATTTACACACATGTatgttatgccttcatgtatatatgtattttttctcaaaaaattttgaaatgtaaaaatatgaattttgatgaaatttcaaatttaaatttggaggccgagctccaaaagggaTTTCCGCTTATCTAGCTTAAATAAAGTTTTCTATGTAACTTTCAACTGTGAACCATGGTTCCAATATACAAAGGGCACACAAATGTTCCCTCTACGCACTATGCTGAGACGGATTTGCTGCAGTCCATGCAAGGTTAAATGGTTCAGGATTCAGGAGAAAGACGTGCATGCCGAGCAGAGAAGGTAATTCCAAGGATTCGAATTTTTTGGATTCAGGAGCTTCTCAATCGATCAAATTCATATGCTCTCAACTTTTGGCTGTATCTGGCGATCACCACCACAATATGAAGTTTAAGACgcgcattagagcatctccaacagtcgcGCTAAATAAGCGTCGCGTCGCAAATTTGCCTTTTTTTTAGCACGCGCGCAATCAGTACAGGGGCTCTAGCGGACGCACAATAAGCGCGCGCGGCATATAGAGTTGGGCGCGCGATCCGAATCGCCATCGCGCGTTGTGTATTTGGTGCGCCCGCTTCCGCGCGCCGTACTCTCTCCGCTGCGCCACCTTCGCCCCGCCCGcacccccctcaccccttcctacacccgcgacccctccgccaccgccgtcgccgcaaaccctagcgcggggagATTTGGCTTCGCCTCCGCTGGAGCTCCTCCAAGCACCGGCAtcgcgcgcggcctcttcatgcTGCCACGGATGACCTCGGCAGCGGGTGGCATCGCGCCGGCGACCGTCGTGAAGCCACGTGCCCCCCTCTCGAAGCTCCCAAATGCGGCGCGGCCGAAGAAgatgatgacggcaagagaagccccgcaccaaactcggtttcatactcgaagccaaaacgaccggatgggtgcaagaaagatgcaaaagaaaagaagaagaagaaaggagatgatgagctcaaaaatgctgtggaagctattgtgaaggcaagaaaagaagccaacgaggtgaggaaGATGGCAACGAACCAAGATGTCGCGGCCGAGGAGAGGACGTTGGTGGCCGAGGAGAGGAgcgtggcggccgaggagaggaaggtgggcatGGAGGAGCGATCTAGATTATTGGATTGGGAGAAGTACTTGCTCTTCATGGACACATCTATCCTTAATGAggcgcaaaaggagtatgtcaatcttgcccgtgaagaagtcttgatccaaaaaagagccatgattcgcggcatgggtggcggtggccttggcggcatgggtggtggtggccttggcggcatgggaGGCAACGAtggctttggagctaccatgggcggcatgggtgtcatgggtggctttggagctaccatgcagaccatgggaggcatgggtggcttcggagcacCTCCGGTCGGCATGGTCGgtatgggaggcatgagttttgcgtctctcatgggaggcatgggagcaCCTCCGGGCGGCATGGGCGGAATGTCTTTCAGTGTGCCTCACACATCTTtgcatgaagatgccgttgaaaaTCTTGCAAACACCTTCTGAGCTTCACATGACGATGCGGCGCGacaatgaagaggaggaagaatcgtcttcggaggaggaggaagagtcgAAGGAAGATGAGGATGAAAACGAGGACGAGGCTTGATTGTTGATGTGCCTTTCGTTGGTGTAAACTTTTGTGTCATGAACTTGGTTCGGATTTTAAACTTGGTTGAATGATGTTGTGGACATGaatttgaacttgtgggcatgaacttttatgtCATCATGAACTTGTTTGTGTGATTTAAATTGTACCGTGTgtttgttttgatgtttgaaattcattttgtGTCTAAATGCAACATCTGGCAAGCGCCGGCTGCTTGCGCACGCTGTGTTTTAGCGCGCCTGCTGGAGCTACACGCGCGTTAAACTTACCGCGGCCGCTGGAGCCAGTGCTCTCGTCGCGTCAATGTAGACGATCGGCACGCTGCAAACTGATTTTTAGCGCGCTGCGTGTTggacggctgttggagatgctgtCAGGGAAAAATAAGTCTACGAGAGCAAGAGATGACCGTTCTGACCGAGGTCTTACGACGAGTTCGCCACGGACCTGTCGCTTTGCTTGGCGTCACTCGCGTCGCGTACGCCATGGTTCGTTGTCGCTCCTCCTTCTACCTGCCGCACTCACACAAGATTTATAAAGACGCGTCCAGTTTCCACGTACGGCTCCACAGTTCGGGGAAGGGCAAGTGCGTGCGGAGGCGACCCGATCTACCCAGGGTGTTCATTTCTTCTACCAGCcttgaggctggtcatagtggggtaacataagtagtatcatgcatttgggactcgcaaacatgcttatgtggcaggcaattaaaaaaGAGAGATgtggttatagtaacatagatagataccataacataataaatgtgatgctactatgtgtcatgcatgacaataaatgagaccacttatctctactcctaatgtctcagttggtagtctccgttccaggtttattttcgtcccacctcactcGGTTTATTTTGGTACCTTTTTTGGTACCTCCTTCCACCTCACGCTGACCCGCTGTGAACCGAAAAAACCACGTACCGAGTCCTCCACCAGCCCCCGCGCTCTTCATTTCGTAACCACCGATCACGTCCGAGACAAGCGACGAAGAAAAAATCTACGAAAATTAACCAGCGATAAAAAAACCTGCGAAAAAAAACCCGAGAACGAATCGCACGAGCGAGGCCTCCTGCCCTCGAGCGACCAGTCGCACGCACGACTCGCACACCAGATCCCTTTGCCGCCGCCCTCCATCCCTTCGCCACCGCAGATccatcccgccgccgccctccatcCCTTCGCCACCGCAGatccatcccgccgccgccgccgctccatcccTCTCTTCCCTCCAAGCTTGTCACCGGCGACGAAGCGTACGGCGCCCTGCGGTCGTGATCGATCGCCTCCAGGAACCTACCACGCGCGCCGAGGCGAGGGCCTCGTGGACTCCGTCCGTCGCcgcttggccgaggacctcgtgaTGGATCGATTATTTCTCAGCTTGGCGCATGCAGTATGGCAGCACGCCACGCACAGTTTCATTGGATTCTATTCCATCTCTTCGCGTCCGCTTCCTCTAATTGTGAGTTTTGGCTGTAATGCGTTTTACAGATTCCCATCTACTGTACTTCCTATGTAGTGCATATCCCGTTCCTCCTTTTACAGGCTTCTCAAATCATTCGTTCGTTCGTGCTGGTCATCCTCCTACATCTGTCTGTCTCGCTCCGTTGATTAATCGTGTTCATTGGGATTTAAAAAGAGGAACATGGATTTTTGTTGGTGACTTGTAAGCAGCAACAAGATCTTGCAATTTCTAATTTTCTAGCCATCCACGTGAGTACAGATCAGGTACCTTGTTCCCTGCCTTGCTTTGCATTTTTTATTTAATCAGTAGTGTTCATAATTTCATCTGTCATATGTGTTGTTTGCTACTTCCATGCCTTGCTCCAGTAATTAGCAAGACTGCTCCTAATTTGACAGTAATTAGCTTTAGTTAATGTTAAAAAACCAGAATTAGCTTTAGTTAATGTAAAAAAACAAGTGAAAATTTTAGGATGATAACAATTTGAGTGGGTATGAAAGTGTACCTTGTTTACCTAATATTCGAAATATAAGTGTCGATGACAAGATCACAAGAGCGAGCAACTTTTACCTTTACTGTTTATGATCCTATTTTTTCGATAGGTCACATGTTTGCAACATAGGTTATAGTGTACGGAGTATCTTTTGGCAAGAAAATGGTAATATGAATGCTCATATTTTATGTGGCATTAGGGCCCCTTTGTGTTACCTAGCCCCGGGCCCCTGAAATCTCAGGACCGACCCTGCACTACGTTATCCTCCCCGCTGCACCATTTCTCTTTCGGTTGGGAGAGTAGTTCTTGACATTGCCACATGTTTGATCAGGCGAGTACCTCGGGGCAGAGCCCGCGTTGCCGTACCTGAGCCCCTACACCGACGTCGGCATCCTCAACGACACAGGCGTGCAATTCGTAAGCTCCAcgtgcacgcacacacacatgcTCGAATCATGTATGCGTATCTACAATAATGCAATGGAGATGACAATAATGTTGTATGTGTGCGTGTGCAGGTGAACATCATCAGGATCGCCCAGCAGCTGCAGAACTTCCAGGACTACCAGCAGAGGCTAGCGGCGTACGTCGGCGAGGACGCGGCGAGGGAGCGCGTGAGCCAGTCGCTGGTGCTCATCACGCTTGGCGGCAACGACTTCGTCAACAACTACTACCTGGTGCCCTTCTCCGCTAGGTCCCAGCAGTTCGAGATCCACGACTACGTCCACTTCATCATCTCCGAGTACAAGAAAGTCCTCGCGGTAATAATAATTAACCTCCTCTCTTACTTACCACTAATCAATTCCCAAACATGCAATATTTCTGCTCCAACACATAATTGCATTTGTAAAACATGATTAGCATTCAAGGTGAAAAATTGCCAGGATGTTTTTTGTCTTCTATTTTGTCAGTATGGTGCACAAGAGTGGTAGACCTAAAATTCCCAAAATTAGACAGGGAAATGAAATGTTTGCTGCATGCCAGCTAGAATAGTAGTGGAAAGAGATGAGTCTGTAGACTGCCTGCCCGCCTGCCTGCCTGATATGATGGTGAGAGAGATGGGTGGTAGCACCGTTGAAGTCATTTTTGTAGTGGAGTCATTTTTGGGTGGTATGTTCAGCAAGCAATAAACTGACACGCGGCCTGTAGTGTTCTGCACGCCGAAATCAGAAGCACACACTGTTTCTGGTAAGAGTTGGCCCATGAAGCGAGAAACGATTTTATTCATGGTTGATAGACACTTTGAGTAACTGTCTGAGACATCTTCACTGCGGAGGCCTAACCCTAATGAGCTATTGCAATATATTATGCAGTACCCTAATTGTTCATTACTAAATTCTAACTGCTTGAATTCTGATTTTCATATACATCTTAATATTTCAGTGGAGTTTCCTACATTGCAGGGTGATATGGATGATGGAAAAGAGGCCAGCAGTGCTGGGCTAAACAATTCAGGGAGGTATTGGATTGGCCTCTGTAGAAACTATGGTAAAGGTAACCTGAGAGTGCACTTTAGGTCTTTATtacatttctaaaatggttgcttATAAGTTTTAGCTATCCTATTGAGTAAATCTCAATCTCTCATGGTTGGGATAAACTTTCTCATAATGCATTCATCTATATATGTCAGAGAGCTAAATTTCTCATAGTGTCAGAGAAAGAAGGTTTGAATATTATTTTCTTGACATGTATCTTATTTCATTGACGCAATACTAACTAATCTATCCAACCCATTTGTTCAGAATAGACAAAGGTGAATACTCGGGTAACAATTTGTTGAGCAAACCATTCCAATAATCCTATTTGTTTCAGGCATAGCTAGAGTGTATTACAACAGAAGAGTTTCTTGTGCTGATACTTGAAAATCTGCACTCACCTAAATAATGAGCTCCTGCACCTGTTTATCCACCACATGTATCCTGATTATCAAAACAAAGATACTCGGATGCTTGACAATATTGTTACTGAGTCTAGAAATCTTGTTACTGTGATTGTCCACCACAGGCAACCATTCTTTGACTTTGATTGTTACTGAGTCTATATGGTTATAGAAAATAATATCGTGTGAGAAATCTTGCTAGCTGAACGAGGTTCCTGGAAATAGATTACATGTTGAAGCCTAGAAGTAAGCAATTAAAGTGCATATGTACTTGTAGACAGAACACGTTCTTGATATCTTTGATTTTAAATTGTAAAGGTATTGTCATTTCTAGGACCACGTACTCATCTGCTATGCATTACTTGGCTTCGTGCTCTGTTGGTGCTTTTCTTGATTACGAAAAGGGTAGAACAGAGTGTTGGCATTCGCTGCTTTATAGCATATTTTTTAATACGATTTTGGATATTTTGTTTCCGTACTGTACCTTAGTTTGGGACTTATTTTGCAGGCACCTAATCTTGGGCCCCTAGAAGAAGGAAACTCAACATGCATGGTTCTCATTAGAGGCAACCAGACCGTTGTTGAAAATATTGATGATTCCTGTTGTGTATTCTCAAGGAATGGTCAGGTTTAGTACTGTAAGTATTTTCTTGTTAAATGTATTTGGGTGGTGCCCAAAATGC
Proteins encoded:
- the LOC123097070 gene encoding GDSL esterase/lipase At5g33370-like: MATNQDVAAEERTLVAEERSVAAEERKVGMEERSRLLDWEKYLLFMDTSILNEAQKESHVCNIGYSVRSIFWQENGEYLGAEPALPYLSPYTDVGILNDTGVQFVNIIRIAQQLQNFQDYQQRLAAYVGEDAARERVSQSLVLITLGGNDFVNNYYLVPFSARSQQFEIHDYVHFIISEYKKVLAGDMDDGKEASSAGLNNSGRYWIGLCRNYGKGT